In one window of Ptiloglossa arizonensis isolate GNS036 chromosome 5, iyPtiAriz1_principal, whole genome shotgun sequence DNA:
- the Stt3a gene encoding catalytic subunit 3A of the oligosaccharyltransferase complex gives MATLMKTRGLRMSAQKQETLLKLTVLSLAAILSFATRLFSVLRFESVIHEFDPYFNYRTTKYLAENGFYSFHNWFDDRVWYPLGRIIGGTIYPGLMITSAALYRLSWLLNITLDIRTICVFLAPLFSSLTTIITYLLTKELKDSASGLFAAAMIAIVPGYISRSVAGSYDNEGIAIFCMLFTYYMWIKAVKTGAICWATCAALAYFYMVSSWGGYVFLINLIPLHVLTLMVTGRFSHRIYTAYSILYCLGTILSMQISFVGFQPVQSSEHILALGVFGLCQIHALVDYLRSKVSQDDFEVLFRGLVVSVVSISFVLGIILTITGKISPWTGRFYSLLDPSYAKNHIPIIASVSEHQPTSWSSFYFDLQILVFLFPSGLYFCFSKLTDSNIFLILYGVTSLYFAGVMVRLMLVLAPVMCILGGIGASSLLLTYMKQVESGKVSDKKSKKFESNYILRSEIATLFITVMCILFLSYTIHCTWVTAEAYSSPSIVLSARSPDGGRIIFDDFREAYYWLRMNTPENAKVMSWWDYGYQITAMANRTILVDNNTWNNTHISRVGQAMASSEEKAYEIMRELDVNYVLVIFGGLTGYSSDDINKFLWMVRIGGSTEKGKSITEWDYYNSAGEFRVDKEGSPILLNCLMYKMCYYRFGEVYTEGGKPFGYDRVRNMEIGNKDFELDMLEEAYTTEHWLVRIYKVKDLRNRGI, from the exons ATGGCTACATTGATGAAAACAAGAGGTTTGCGGATGTCTGCACAGAAACAGGAAACGCTTTTAAAGTTAACTGTATTGTCTCTTGCAGCAATTTTAT CGTTTGCAACAAGATTGTTCTCAGTCTTAAGGTTCGAGAGTGTTATTCATGAATTTGACCCATATTTTAACTATCGCACAACAAAATATTTAGCTGAAAATGGGTTTTATAGTTTTCACAATTGGTTTGATGATCGTGTATGGTACCCTCTCGGTAGAATAATTGGAG GAACAATATATCCAGGCTTAATGATAACATCAGCAGCATTATATCGTCTTTCATGGTTATTAAATATTACCTTAGATATACGTACTATTTGTGTCTTCCTTGCTCCGCTATTTTCTAGTTTAACAACAATCATTACTTATTTACTCACCAAAGAGTTaaag GATTCCGCATCCGGATTGTTCGCTGCAGCAATGATAGCAATTGTTCCTGGTTATATATCACGATCTGTGGCAGGATCTTACGATAATGAGGGCATAGCTATTTTTTGTATGCTTTTTACATATTACATGTGGATCAAAGCAGTGAAAACAGGAGCAATTTGCTGGGCAACGTGTGCTGCTCTTGCATACTTTTACATGGTGTCTTCTTGGGGTGGCTACGTGTTCTTAATTAATCTAATTCCTTTACACGTGTTAACTTTAATGGTCACTGGCAGATTTTCTCACAGGATATATACTGCATACAGCATTCTCTACTGTTTAGGAACAATTCTGTCTATGCAAATATCATTCGTTGGTTTCCAACCAGTTCAAAGTTCTGAACATATTCTC GCATTAGGAGTGTTTGGACTCTGTCAAATACATGCTCTTGTTGATTATTTGCGTAGTAAGGTGTCACAAGATGATTTTGAAGTACTATTCCGTGGTCTTGTTGTTTCAGTAGTTAGTATTTCATTCGTCTTAGGAATTATTTTAACTATCACAG GAAAAATATCTCCGTGGACTGGACGTTTTTATTCACTTTTGGATCCATCCTATGCAAAAAATCATATACCAATAATTGCTTCCGTTTCTGAACATCAGCCAACATCATGGAGTTCTTTTTACTTTGATCTCCAAATCTTAGTATTTCTATTTCCCTCAGGATTATACTTTTGTTTCTCAAAATTGACGGATTCTAATATTTTCCTTATTTTGTACGGAgttacgagtttatactttgct ggTGTAATGGTTCGTCTAATGTTAGTTCTTGCTCCTGTAATGTGTATTTTGGGTGGAATTGGAGCCTCATCTTTGCTTCTTACTTACATGAAACAAGTAGAAAGTGGAAAAGTTAGTGATAAGAAAtctaaaaaatttgaaagtaatTATATACTCAGAAGCGAG ATTGCTACACTTTTTATAACGGTGATGTGTATTCTGTTTCTGTCGTACACCATTCACTGTACGTGGGTTACAGCAGAAGCCTATAGTTCACCAAGTATAGTATTATCCGCACGTTCTCCGGACGGTGGTCGAATAATTTTCGATGATTTTAGAGAAGCATATTATTGGCTACGCATGAATACACCCGAA aatgCTAAGGTAATGTCTTGGTGGGATTATGGTTACCAAATTACGGCAATGGCAAATCGTACAATTTTAGTAGACAATAACACATGGAACAACACTCACATATCAAGAGTCGGCCAAGCAATGGCAAGTTCTGAGGAAAAAGCTTACGAAATAATGAGAGAACTAGATGTAAATTACGTTCTTGTCATTTTTGGAGGACTTACAGGCTATTCGTCGGATG ACATAAACAAGTTCCTATGGATGGTGCGCATCGGCGGAAGCACCGAGAAAGGCAAATCTATTACGGAATGGGATTACTATAACTCTGCAGGAGAGTTTAGAGTTGACAAAGAAGGTTCTCCAATTTTGCTCAATTGTCTTATGTATAAAATGTGTTATTATAGATTCGGTGAAGTTTATACAGAAGGTG GTAAACCTTTTGGATATGACAGAGTTAGAAATATGGAAATTGGTAATAAAGATTTTGAACTAGATATGTTGGAAGAAGCTTACACAACAGAACATTGGCTAGTACGAATTTATAAAGTAAAAGATTTGAGGAATAGAGGAATTTGA